The Syntrophaceae bacterium genomic interval GCACAGGCTCCCTTTTCGTAGACCAGGACCGGATTGAGATCGATCTGCTCGATCTCGGGACGGTCCTTCACCAGTCGCGCCAGGGAATGCATCAGCCTTACCAGGGCCTTGAGGTCCTTCGGCTTCTGTCCCCGGACGCCCGCCAGGACCGGCCACCCCCGGATGCCCCGGATCGCCTGCAGAAACTCCTCATCCGAGGCCGGGAGGAGACAGAACCGGACGTCCCGGTAGATTTCCGTGAAGATGCCGCCCAGGCCGAACATGAGCGCGTGGCCGTACTGCGGGTCCTTCAGGACGCCGAGAATCACCTCCGTTCCGCCTGCCGGAGCCATCGCGGAAACGGTGACCCCGTCGATCCGGGCCATCGGCATCTTCCTCCGCACCGTCTCCAGGATGTCTCCAAAGGCTGCTCTCACGGTCCCGCCGGAAGAGAGGTTCAGGCGGATGCCCCCGACGTCGGACTTGTGGGAAACGTCGGGTGATGCGACCTTTAGCGCCACCGGGCCTCCGAAGGCCTTCGCCGCGGCGGCGGCCCGGAAGGGCGTGTCGGCCAGGACGGTGTCCGCCACCGGGATACGGTACTTTTTGAGGAGCGACATGGCTGCGACGGGGGGGAGGAGATTCGTTGCTCCGGCCTGCGGTGCGGCGTGGGGCGCTTTCGCCGCCGGCGCTTCGTCGAAGCGTACCAGCTGTGCCAGGGCCCGGACGCCCCGCTCCGGTGTGGGGTAGACGGGAATTCCCTTTCTGTGCATCTTCAGGGCCTCCTCCCGCTCCACGTCGGCGCCGCCGCAGAAGACGACGAGTTCCCCCTTCCCGGTGACGATGTCCGAGGCGCCGTGAACGGGGTCGCCGAAGATGACGATGCTCGTGTCGTAGTCCGACTTTGCCTCGGCAATGACCTTCGCGTAGAGGCTGGGGTCGGTAATGGCGTCCCCCGTCAGGTCGATGGGGTTGTAAACACCACAGTGGGGCGGTAGAAAGGACCGGAGCCGCTTCTGGAGGGCCGCCGCAGGAATGGGGGAGGAGAAGCCGTACTTTTCCGCCTCGTCGATGGCGAGGATG includes:
- a CDS encoding acetate--CoA ligase family protein, with protein sequence MKGKSRLDAIFKPRSVAMVGASGTPGKLGYDVLYNLIHAGFKGSIFPVNPKADELLGLKSYRDIASIPAAPDLAVIVIPSRMVIGAVEECGKAGVKAAVIVTGGFAEAGEEGEKLQAELAATARKYNVRLIGPNCQGVNAPYASLCASWPLLTTHGRMAFISQSGTVGAALMDWATEEDLGVSVFVSLGNRADVDESDCIRYFNEDRNTRVIALYVEGVKRPAAFLEALGSVNKPVVILKAGRTARGRVAAESHTKSLAGTDEIYEAIFRKYKVCRADNLEELYDFAKALAYLDKPKGRRLLSISSSGGAAILAIDEAEKYGFSSPIPAAALQKRLRSFLPPHCGVYNPIDLTGDAITDPSLYAKVIAEAKSDYDTSIVIFGDPVHGASDIVTGKGELVVFCGGADVEREEALKMHRKGIPVYPTPERGVRALAQLVRFDEAPAAKAPHAAPQAGATNLLPPVAAMSLLKKYRIPVADTVLADTPFRAAAAAKAFGGPVALKVASPDVSHKSDVGGIRLNLSSGGTVRAAFGDILETVRRKMPMARIDGVTVSAMAPAGGTEVILGVLKDPQYGHALMFGLGGIFTEIYRDVRFCLLPASDEEFLQAIRGIRGWPVLAGVRGQKPKDLKALVRLMHSLARLVKDRPEIEQIDLNPVLVYEKGACAVDWRIYAG